CCTGCAACCTCGCCAAGGAGAGTGCAGCCGGCTACACCACCGACAAGGACTTGACCAGCCCACCCACAGTCTCGAATGCAGGACTGCGGCTGCCTGTTTATCGCTCCGGCGCACCAGCGATTTCGGCTCATGCGCCGAGCCAACGTATGTATTGGCCGGACGTTGAGCTCGCTGGCTCGACCAACGAGGCGGCACAGGAGCTCCGCCGGACGCTCAATGATCACGTCTACTCCGGATTTCGAGCGGGGGGGCCTCGTTCGAGTTCGGCGGAGATTGCCGGATCCACTGCAGACGCTGCCGATCGACCACCTGCTGATAGGGTGATGGTACCGGCATTCGGAGAACCGACTGGGAGGCGCGTTCATGTTTCTCGGTAACCAGTCTGCATGCCTTGAATCTGCAAACATGATTTACGGGGCCAATTATCCGACAATCGCCCGCCCGGCGAGATCGGCAAGTCGGCCCTCGTGGCGTCCTGGGTGTAGCAGCGCGAATAAAAATAGCGTGCCTCCGACGTGAGCCGTCCACGCGAGATTGACGTCCTCATAATCGGCGGAGGGGTTGCCGGACTTTGGATTCTAAACGTGCTGTGCGATGCCGGTTACTGGGCTGTGCTGATTGAAAAGAGCGCCCTGGGGCAAGGCCAGACCATGTGGTCACAGGGAATCGTTCACAGTGGCGCAAAGTATGGCCTAACGACTCAACATGAAACGGCTTTGACTCGATCATTACAAGCGATGCCATCACGGTGGCGCGCATCGATCCAAGGAGAAGCGCCCCCGGATCTGCGCACAGTTTCGCTCCGATCCCGCTCTCTCCTCGCATGGGTCCCTCGCACCGAATCGCTCCGACCAGCAGGGAACGCCACCCCGATACCACTGACCGCGGGTCGTGCGCTTCCCTCGGCAGTATGGCCCAAATTGCTGCAGACTGACGCCTCTGAGGTCAGAGAGCTTGACGAGTTGGTGCTGGACATGAGCTCGCTCGTCTCGTCTCTCTACCGGCCATACCGCGCCCACGTCGTACGAGCATCGCAAGTCCAGATACGACTCGACGACGGAGTGGTTGCTGTCGATGACGAGATATTCCGTCCCAAAGGGATCGTCCTTGCCGCGGGCGCCGGAAACGGGGAACTGTTACAGGCTGCTGGTGTGCGGGCCACCAAGATGCAGACCCGGCCACTATCGATGCTGATGCTTCGCGGACCGTTGCCCGAGATTTACGGTCACTGCGTTCTGGATGGAGATCCTCATCTCACCGTCACCACGGTGCGCCTAGAGTCCGGAAGCGTAGTTTGGCAGGTCGGTGGCCGACTTGCGGAGACAACGCTGCAGGCCGATGATCCGGTCGCATTTCGCTTGTTAGCGATCGCTGCGATCCGGTGTGCCTTTCCGAGCTTGGATCTCCGTGGCGTCGAGGTCTCTACCTATCACGCAATCCGTGCAGAACCGGTGACTATCGACGGGCGTCGACCGGCCGGCGCCCATGTGGAAGTCGCTGCCGACCAGCCGCTCGTCATGGCCGTCTGGCCGACCAAGTTCGCGTTGACTCCTCTGCTGGCAGATGAAGTTCTCACCTACATGCGATCCGCCGTGCCTGGATCCAGCCATCCCGCGTTATCCGCCCATCCGGTGCCGAAGGTGGCGGTCGCCGAACCGCCGTGGAAGGAGGCGAAGTGGTTCCGCGTCGACTAGGCAACACCGGTATCCAGGTGTCCCCCATCGGCCTCGGTACAGTCAAGCTCGGCCGCAAGACTGGAGTGAAGTACCCCGCACGTTACGAGCTCCCGACCGACGATGAGGTGCAAGCCTTGCTCAGTCACGCTCTCGGATTGGGTGTGACCTTGTTCGATACCGCGCCTGCATATGGATCGAGCGAGCGTCGGATCGCCGCGTTTGTGAAGGACCATCGCGACGAACTGGTGCTGTCGACCAAGTGCGGTGAGGTGTTCGAGGGAACCACTTCGAGCTGGGACTTCAGTCGCGCCGCCCTTGAAAGGCAGATCGCTAAGAGTCTGTCGCGCATGCAGACAGATCACGTAGATGTCCTCCTGCTGCACGCCGGCGGTGTTGATGAGGACTCCCTGCTTCGGGACACGGACGCAATTCCGACTCTGTTGGATGCCCGGGAGCGAGGCCAGGCGAGATCAATCGGGATCTCGGCCAAGACGAGGGCCGGAGTCCTAGGGGTGATCGAAAGTCTCGACGTCGTCATGGCTCCACTCAATGTCTCGGATCAGTCACTTGTGCCCGCACTCAAGACGGCCCATACCGCCGGTCTAGCGGTTCTCGCCATCAAAGTCTTGCGTCAGGGCCATACCAGTGACCCATCTGCTGATCTACGCTGGGTGACGAGTCAGCCGTTCGTCGACTCAGTCATCGTCGGTACATTGAGCGCAAGCCATCTGTCCGATGCCGTTCGATTGGTCAGCTGCTGATGGCACGGCTCGCAGAGGTTCTTGACATCCTCGGCAACCCTCGGGTCCTCGTCATGGGCGATCTCATAGTCGACGAGTACCTGTGGGGTGTTGTCGATCGGGTGTCCCCTGAGGCACCTGTCCCCGTGCTCCGTGTGGAGCGCGCCGAGAACCGTCCCGGGGGAGCTGCAAACGTCGCGATGAACCTGGAAGCGCTCGGCGCCACCACGCTCTGCGCAGGCGTCGTTGGAGACGATACTGCGGGCCAGAATCTGACTGACACTCTTCGAGACCATGGCATCGACACCAGCGCGGTCGTCATCGACAACACGAAAAAGACCACCGTCAAGACACGCTGCATCGGCGGCTCGCAGCAGATGCTGCGAATTGACAATGAAAACACGCGGCCGATGCAGAACTATTGTGAACAGTTCCTTTTCGAATCGGTCATGCAGCACATCGAGACCGTCGATCTACTCATCGTCAGTGACTATCAAAAGGGTACCCTCACTCAGCGTTTGCTCAGCGCCGTCAATTCGTTGTGCCGCGAGCGGGGAGTGCCGGTGCTGATCGGCCCGAAGGGAAAGGACTACTCGAAGTACCGCGGCTGCACCGCTGTCATGCCGAACCTCCGCGAGCTTGCGCTTGCAACCTCCATGCCAGTCACCACCGACGCCGAAGTCTGCGCTGCAGGTCAGGCAATCCTGGGCCTCGTCGATTGCGACTTCGTGGTTGTGACTCGAGGTGAACTCGGGATGACTCTGATCCAGCCAAATCTTGCTCCTGTACAGATCCGAGGTCACCTTAGAGAGGTATTCGACGTGACAGGCGCTGGGGACACTGCCCTGGCGACACTCGGAGTGACGTTCGCGACCACCGGTGTACCGCTCGTCGACGCTGTCAGTCTCGCGAACGTCGCCGGAGGCTTGTCCGTCACGAGTGTCGGTGCCGCGACTGTCAGCCCTGAACGACTTCGCTACAACATCGACGGATCCTCCGAAAAGTCTCCGAAAATCGTGGGCTTGGACGAACTTGTCTTGCGTATGAGGCATCACAGCGAAATGCACGAATCAGTGGTCTTGACGAACGGGTGCTTCGACATGTTCCACGTCGGTCACCTCGAAACGATCCGATATGCGAAGTCACAGGGAGACGTGTTGGTGGTAGCCATCAACAGCGACTCGAGTACTACACGGCTCAAAGGCCCGCGGCGCCCCATCGTCAAGCAAGAAGAACGATCTGATGTCATAGCGGCACTCGAGCACGTGGACTACGTCGTGGTGTTCGACGATGACACGCCGACACGACTATTGAACGCTCTCAGGCCGGACGTACTGGTCAAGGGCGGAGACTATGAGGTCGACGACGTCGTAGGCGTAGAGGTCATGGCGAAGTGGGGAGGCCGTGTGGCCATCGCGCCGACGAGAGTGGGAGCGTCAACGACCCAACTGGTCGCCCGTATTGTCGACGACCAGACTTGAGGTGGTGTGAGTGGTCGGCCGGTCCAAACGATCGGATCGGCAAACCCGAAGACTCACAGATTGTGGCGATGCGTTCGGCAACGAGATAAACGAGACGAGCAGAAGTGTGGAAGAAGGACAAGACGTGCAAGCCCTAGCAAATGACATCGACGCGGCTCTTACCGAGAACGGCAATATTCTAGAGTTGCGCTCTTCCCGAGAGTCGTCACAGCAGATCGTCTCCACCACGGATTTATTGAGGCCCGACAACGCGCTGTTGGCTGAAGTGGTGGCCGATCGCAGGGCACTCTTCGTCGTGACCCCGACGGTCAACGCGTTGTACGGGGCACAATTGAAGCGCTATATCGAGTCCGCCCTTGAGCAGCCTGGCAGTGAGCTGCTCGTCCTTGACGTGACCGAGGCGAAGAAGGACCTGAACGGTGTGGATGTCGTGGTCACCCGCGCGACCCAGATGGGCCTTGATCGAGAATCTCCGATCGTGGCAATCGGTGGTGGTGTCTGCCTCGATATAGTCGGAGTCAGCGCTGCGCTGTTCCGCCGAGGTGTGCCCAACATCAAGGTGCCGACGACGTTAGTCGGGCTGATCGACGCAGGAGTCGGCACGAAGAACGCCGTCAATTTTGGAGGGAAGAAAAATCTACTAGGAACGTTCAGTTCGCCGGAGGCTTCGCTGCTCGACTCGAAGTTCCTATCCACGTTGCCGATCCGCTATATTCGCGCGGGGGCCGCCGAGATGTTCAAAATGGCGATTATCAGCGACCCTCACCTTTTCCACATTCTCCGCGCTCATAGCGATGAGTTTCAGCAGAGCCGCTTCCAAGCGCCGCGAACTGCAGCTGCTGAAGCGATCAAGAGATCAGTGGTCGAGATCCTTCGCGAACTGTCCCTTAACCTCTACGAGAGGTCCAAGCAACGCGTACTCGATTTCGGCCACACCTTCTCGCCGTATATCGAGTCCGAGTCCGGCTTCCGGGTGTCGCACGGTGAAGCAGTCTCCATCGACATGGCCATCTCCACGGAAATATCATATGCCTTAGGAATTGTGGACGAAGGCGTTCGCCGACAGATCCTAGATGCTCTCGCAGGCTTTTCCCTACCGCTCTCCTGGTCCGGTATCGACGCGGTGGAGATGTACAGTTCCCTACGTTCAATCAGGCAGCACCGCAATGGGGCTCTTCACCTTGTCGCCCCTTCTGCCCTTGGCCATCCGGTATTCCTGGAAGACGAGGACATTGACGAGAGCCTTATCAAGTCTTGTATAGAGAATCTGGCGGAGAGAAAAAGAGCTTACAGCTAGAACAAGTAGGTACTACAAGGCGGACTTGGCCCCAAGTGATGACGGCCACACCAACCTGTCAAGACCAAACAGGCGTCACCCGCTCGTGCCGAACCACTGCGAGACTCTTTGCGGTTCCTCATGCTGCCGGCGTCGGAAGCGGCGCAACGTTCCCGGGTGGGGTGCTACAGCTGATACATCTCCGGGACACCCGGGTACGTCACCACCTCCGACCTACCGCTCAAAGCGGCTCGAAGCGCTGCGTCAGTCACCAACGAAGCCACGTAACCGTCCCACAAGCTCGCACCTACTCTGTGTCCGACTCGCACTGCCTCACACCAAGCTCGCATCTGGTCGACGAACGCTGACTCGAACCGTGACGCGTATCCGTTAGGGATCGGCTTCGTTGAGGCATAGTCGCGACGTACAGCGATCCCATCCCCCCAGGCCAAATTCACTGACCCTAATGTGCCAGCTACCTCACACCCGATGTCGTACCCGTAACCGCAGTTCACGAAAGACTCGATAGAGAACAGAACGCCACCGGCGGTCGTTCCGGAAAGCAGCAAGGGCTCGGTCTGTTGGTCGGAATTTTCGTCGATCGTGGTTGCCGCTGCTATCGAAGCGATCCGCTCACCGAGTAGCCAGCCAATGATGTCGATGTCATGGACGGCGACCGCCGTAATCCCGTCTTGCCACGCAAATCCGGGAGAAGGTGCTGGATTTCGATGGATGCTGTGAATTATCTTGGGAACGCCTATCGCATCGTCCGCTATAAGGGTACGCATTCGCCGATACCCTGAATCGTATCGCCGCATGAAACCTACGCTGACCAGGCGTCGCCCAAGGGCTAACTCTTGCTCAAGTAGTCTCTTGGACCCTTCAGCACTCGGAGTCAGTGGCTTCTCACACAGAACCGGCTTACCCGCTTTGAGGCACAGGCTCACATACTCTTCATGAGTCATGTCCGGACTAGTCACTAGTACCGCGTCCACGTCCTCGGAAAAAACTAGATCTGCCGCCGTGTCAAACTCTTTGGCACCAAATTCGATTGCGAATGCGGACCTCGTCGTTGCACGTGCGCTGAACACACCTGAAACCTGCACGCCATCAATCCGTTGCTGGATCAACTGGGCATGAACACGCGCCACATTTCCCAGACCGATGATGCCCACATTCAACGTCTTCAACTGAGTTGCTCTCTGTAGTCCATTATTGCCCGTCAGCGTACGCCCCGACATGGCTTGAACGACAGCAACGCCGTGGCACTGCTGTCTCAGCCTTGCCAGCTGGGTCGGGCATGCGCGCAGGGTCCGCGCTGACCGACGGAGCACCACGTCCGGTCGTCCAGCCAGCACTGACGCCGCCTGCAAGGAGTGTCGGTCCCGACCCCGTAACCCACGAACTTTGTGAGTGAGTCACCGGCCCGCAACCCCGTCACACCGTCCGAGTCACGCCATACCGTCTAGGTCGACCGAGACTGCCTGACCCGTCCGGGCGGACCTGTCCGCGGCGTTAGCGAGCATCAATGCCGCCCTGCCGTCGTCGTATCCAGCGCAGCGATTGGGTTCGCCGCGCACGGCCTTGGCGAACTCGGACAGCTGCAGCAGATACGACTGCGAGTAGCGTTCCAGAAAGAAGTTCTGATACGGCTGGAGCGCTTCGACGGACGTAGCCGACCAGTGGCGTACAGAGGTGTCACTGACATTGCCTACAGTGAGCAGACCCTCGGATCCGAATGCCTCCACCCGCTGGTCGAATCCGTAAGCTGCGTGTCGCGAATTGGTGATGGATACTTGTTCGCCCGCGGCTCCGATGAGGAGCACGGAGGCAGTGTCGTAGTCATCGAGGTTTGCGATAGATCGGCTGAATAGAGTTGCGCCACGGGCGAAGACCTCGACGATCGACGGTATGAAGCTACGGGCGGTGTCGAAGTCGTGAATCGTCAGATCCTTGAAAATGCCGCCGGAAGTTGCGAGGTACTCCGTCGCGCCTGGCTTGAGGTCTCGGCTGGTGATGGATAGTTGTTCCAATGAGCCGATATCGCCGGATGCTATACGCTCGCGCAGATAGGCGAAATGAGGGTCGAAGCGTCGGTTGAATCCAATGGCAATGGGAACAGCCGCCGAGGTCGCTTGCTGACGAAATTCGTCTACTCGTGCGATGTCGAGATCGACGGGCTTCTCGCAGAGTGCAGGGACTCCGGCTTCTACCGCGAGCTGCAAGAGGTCCACGTGAGT
The DNA window shown above is from Rudaeicoccus suwonensis and carries:
- a CDS encoding Gfo/Idh/MocA family protein, with protein sequence MSGRTLTGNNGLQRATQLKTLNVGIIGLGNVARVHAQLIQQRIDGVQVSGVFSARATTRSAFAIEFGAKEFDTAADLVFSEDVDAVLVTSPDMTHEEYVSLCLKAGKPVLCEKPLTPSAEGSKRLLEQELALGRRLVSVGFMRRYDSGYRRMRTLIADDAIGVPKIIHSIHRNPAPSPGFAWQDGITAVAVHDIDIIGWLLGERIASIAAATTIDENSDQQTEPLLLSGTTAGGVLFSIESFVNCGYGYDIGCEVAGTLGSVNLAWGDGIAVRRDYASTKPIPNGYASRFESAFVDQMRAWCEAVRVGHRVGASLWDGYVASLVTDAALRAALSGRSEVVTYPGVPEMYQL
- a CDS encoding FAD-dependent oxidoreductase, whose amino-acid sequence is MSRPREIDVLIIGGGVAGLWILNVLCDAGYWAVLIEKSALGQGQTMWSQGIVHSGAKYGLTTQHETALTRSLQAMPSRWRASIQGEAPPDLRTVSLRSRSLLAWVPRTESLRPAGNATPIPLTAGRALPSAVWPKLLQTDASEVRELDELVLDMSSLVSSLYRPYRAHVVRASQVQIRLDDGVVAVDDEIFRPKGIVLAAGAGNGELLQAAGVRATKMQTRPLSMLMLRGPLPEIYGHCVLDGDPHLTVTTVRLESGSVVWQVGGRLAETTLQADDPVAFRLLAIAAIRCAFPSLDLRGVEVSTYHAIRAEPVTIDGRRPAGAHVEVAADQPLVMAVWPTKFALTPLLADEVLTYMRSAVPGSSHPALSAHPVPKVAVAEPPWKEAKWFRVD
- a CDS encoding 3-dehydroquinate synthase family protein is translated as MEEGQDVQALANDIDAALTENGNILELRSSRESSQQIVSTTDLLRPDNALLAEVVADRRALFVVTPTVNALYGAQLKRYIESALEQPGSELLVLDVTEAKKDLNGVDVVVTRATQMGLDRESPIVAIGGGVCLDIVGVSAALFRRGVPNIKVPTTLVGLIDAGVGTKNAVNFGGKKNLLGTFSSPEASLLDSKFLSTLPIRYIRAGAAEMFKMAIISDPHLFHILRAHSDEFQQSRFQAPRTAAAEAIKRSVVEILRELSLNLYERSKQRVLDFGHTFSPYIESESGFRVSHGEAVSIDMAISTEISYALGIVDEGVRRQILDALAGFSLPLSWSGIDAVEMYSSLRSIRQHRNGALHLVAPSALGHPVFLEDEDIDESLIKSCIENLAERKRAYS
- a CDS encoding aldo/keto reductase — translated: MVPRRLGNTGIQVSPIGLGTVKLGRKTGVKYPARYELPTDDEVQALLSHALGLGVTLFDTAPAYGSSERRIAAFVKDHRDELVLSTKCGEVFEGTTSSWDFSRAALERQIAKSLSRMQTDHVDVLLLHAGGVDEDSLLRDTDAIPTLLDARERGQARSIGISAKTRAGVLGVIESLDVVMAPLNVSDQSLVPALKTAHTAGLAVLAIKVLRQGHTSDPSADLRWVTSQPFVDSVIVGTLSASHLSDAVRLVSC
- the rfaE1 gene encoding D-glycero-beta-D-manno-heptose-7-phosphate kinase; amino-acid sequence: MARLAEVLDILGNPRVLVMGDLIVDEYLWGVVDRVSPEAPVPVLRVERAENRPGGAANVAMNLEALGATTLCAGVVGDDTAGQNLTDTLRDHGIDTSAVVIDNTKKTTVKTRCIGGSQQMLRIDNENTRPMQNYCEQFLFESVMQHIETVDLLIVSDYQKGTLTQRLLSAVNSLCRERGVPVLIGPKGKDYSKYRGCTAVMPNLRELALATSMPVTTDAEVCAAGQAILGLVDCDFVVVTRGELGMTLIQPNLAPVQIRGHLREVFDVTGAGDTALATLGVTFATTGVPLVDAVSLANVAGGLSVTSVGAATVSPERLRYNIDGSSEKSPKIVGLDELVLRMRHHSEMHESVVLTNGCFDMFHVGHLETIRYAKSQGDVLVVAINSDSSTTRLKGPRRPIVKQEERSDVIAALEHVDYVVVFDDDTPTRLLNALRPDVLVKGGDYEVDDVVGVEVMAKWGGRVAIAPTRVGASTTQLVARIVDDQT
- a CDS encoding Gfo/Idh/MocA family oxidoreductase — encoded protein: MDKLRIGLIGAGRIGRVHAECVATLPGTTLQWVCDRDTESATRVSRAQGGRVTANPRDVFEAPDVDAIIIASSTPTHVDLLQLAVEAGVPALCEKPVDLDIARVDEFRQQATSAAVPIAIGFNRRFDPHFAYLRERIASGDIGSLEQLSITSRDLKPGATEYLATSGGIFKDLTIHDFDTARSFIPSIVEVFARGATLFSRSIANLDDYDTASVLLIGAAGEQVSITNSRHAAYGFDQRVEAFGSEGLLTVGNVSDTSVRHWSATSVEALQPYQNFFLERYSQSYLLQLSEFAKAVRGEPNRCAGYDDGRAALMLANAADRSARTGQAVSVDLDGMA